Proteins encoded in a region of the Sphingomonas japonica genome:
- a CDS encoding ABC transporter ATP-binding protein — MTEDQPIISVRGLKNAFGEQVVHEGLDLDVRRGEIIGVVGGSGTGKSVLMRSIIGLQTPVAGEVHVFGENTVGTDATEAVEVRKRWGVLFQGGALFSTLTVSENVQVPLKEFYPGLNPVLLQEIAAYKVVMTGLPADAAPKFPSELSGGMRKRAGLARALALDPELLFLDEPTAGLDPIGAAAFDELTQSLQKTLGLTVFLITHDLDTLYAICDRVAVLADKKVIAVGTIDELLALDHPWIQEYFNGPRGRAAIDSAQRAESTRDPAEQQREGAMRD; from the coding sequence ATGACCGAGGATCAGCCGATCATCTCGGTTCGCGGCCTCAAGAACGCGTTCGGCGAGCAGGTCGTCCACGAAGGGCTGGACCTCGACGTGCGCCGCGGCGAGATCATCGGCGTCGTCGGCGGATCGGGCACCGGCAAGTCGGTGTTGATGCGGTCGATCATCGGCCTGCAGACGCCGGTCGCGGGCGAGGTGCATGTGTTCGGCGAGAATACGGTCGGCACCGATGCCACCGAGGCGGTCGAGGTGCGCAAGCGCTGGGGCGTCCTGTTCCAGGGTGGCGCGCTGTTCTCGACCCTGACCGTGTCGGAGAATGTTCAGGTTCCCTTGAAGGAATTCTATCCCGGGCTGAACCCGGTGCTGCTCCAGGAGATCGCCGCCTACAAGGTGGTGATGACCGGGCTTCCCGCAGACGCCGCGCCCAAATTCCCGTCGGAACTGTCGGGCGGCATGCGCAAGCGCGCCGGGCTGGCGCGCGCGCTCGCGCTCGATCCCGAATTGCTGTTCCTCGACGAACCGACGGCCGGGCTCGACCCGATCGGCGCCGCCGCGTTCGACGAACTCACCCAGTCGCTGCAAAAAACGCTGGGGCTGACGGTGTTCCTGATCACCCACGATCTCGACACGCTCTATGCGATCTGCGACCGCGTCGCGGTGCTCGCCGACAAGAAGGTGATCGCGGTCGGGACGATCGACGAACTGCTCGCGCTCGATCATCCGTGGATCCAGGAATATTTCAACGGACCACGCGGGCGCGCCGCGATCGACAGTGCGCAGCGGGCCGAATCAACGCGCGACCCCGCCGAACAACAGCGCGAAGGCGCGATGAGGGACTGA
- a CDS encoding MlaD family protein — METRSNHVLVGAVVLILLAVLALFIVWLARVNSSADKEYDILFKQAVDGIAKGSPVAFSGVPSGQVKEIALFRPDPEFVRVRITVNQDVPILQGTTASIQGIGFTGVSQISLDGAVKDAPPIACPSENASASCPFGVPLIPTRTGGLGAILSSAPQLLERLTTLTERLTGLLSDRNQNSIAAILENTGRLTDALADRGPEIAATLAETRIAIQRAGVAAEQIGQLAGTTNQVLANDVQPAMANLNKAIASAQKSAESLDGAITDARPGLQAFSKQTIPEVGQLVQDLRQMTEALSAVAERVNRGGAGSLVGSQKLPDYEPAN; from the coding sequence ATGGAAACACGCTCGAACCATGTTCTCGTCGGCGCGGTGGTGCTGATCCTGCTGGCGGTGCTGGCGCTGTTCATCGTCTGGCTGGCGCGCGTCAATTCGAGCGCCGACAAGGAATATGACATCCTGTTCAAACAGGCTGTCGACGGTATTGCCAAGGGGTCACCGGTCGCGTTCTCGGGCGTGCCCTCGGGCCAGGTCAAGGAGATCGCGCTGTTCAGGCCCGATCCCGAATTCGTGCGCGTGCGCATCACCGTCAATCAGGACGTGCCGATCCTGCAGGGGACGACCGCCTCGATCCAGGGCATCGGCTTCACCGGTGTCAGCCAGATCTCGCTCGATGGCGCGGTAAAGGACGCACCGCCTATCGCGTGTCCCAGCGAGAACGCGTCGGCGAGCTGCCCGTTCGGCGTGCCGCTGATCCCCACGCGGACCGGCGGACTCGGCGCGATCCTGTCGTCGGCGCCGCAGCTGCTCGAGAGGCTGACGACGCTGACCGAGCGGCTGACGGGATTGCTGTCCGACCGTAACCAGAATTCGATCGCGGCGATCCTCGAAAATACCGGTCGCCTGACCGACGCGCTCGCCGATCGCGGGCCGGAGATCGCCGCGACGCTTGCCGAGACGCGGATCGCGATCCAGCGCGCCGGCGTCGCCGCCGAGCAGATCGGCCAGCTCGCCGGAACCACCAACCAGGTGCTGGCGAACGACGTCCAGCCAGCGATGGCCAATCTCAACAAGGCGATCGCGTCGGCGCAGAAGAGCGCGGAGTCGCTCGACGGCGCGATCACCGACGCCCGACCGGGCCTGCAGGCTTTCTCCAAGCAGACCATCCCCGAGGTCGGCCAGTTGGTCCAGGACCTGCGCCAGATGACCGAGGCGCTTTCGGCGGTCGCCGAGCGCGTCAATCGCGGCGGCGCCGGCTCGCTCGTCGGATCGCAGAAACTTCCCGATTACGAACCCGCCAATTGA
- a CDS encoding DDE-type integrase/transposase/recombinase → MVYLWRAVDREGEILESYITRTRDKDAALRFMRKTLKRPRRPGSHHYRWPAQLRRGNERTGSPSSPGDRPLS, encoded by the coding sequence ATGGTCTACCTGTGGCGAGCGGTCGACCGGGAAGGAGAAATCCTCGAAAGCTACATCACCAGGACCCGCGACAAGGACGCAGCGCTGCGCTTTATGAGGAAGACGCTTAAGCGGCCACGGCGGCCCGGAAGCCATCACTACCGATGGCCTGCGCAGCTACGGCGCGGCAATGAACGAACTGGGTCGCCGAGCTCGCCA
- a CDS encoding DNA primase, producing MGGHQVPEQGPNDDGFNEEGYDESQRAEILEVTRDGPTDGTLLTDLAPDLGDDDDEDEDMLAMSDDDLGEEDDDADQDDEDVEEDELQEAFEDDDLADDEDLDDADEQAVEP from the coding sequence ATGGGCGGCCATCAAGTGCCCGAACAGGGCCCCAATGACGACGGGTTCAACGAAGAAGGCTATGACGAGAGCCAGCGCGCCGAGATCCTCGAAGTAACGCGCGACGGGCCGACCGACGGCACCCTCCTCACCGATCTCGCCCCCGACCTGGGCGATGACGACGATGAGGACGAAGATATGCTCGCGATGTCGGACGATGATCTGGGCGAAGAGGACGACGACGCCGATCAGGACGACGAAGATGTCGAGGAAGACGAGCTTCAGGAAGCGTTCGAGGACGACGACCTCGCCGATGACGAGGATCTCGACGACGCCGACGAACAGGCGGTCGAGCCCTGA
- a CDS encoding isopenicillin N synthase family dioxygenase, with translation MLDTPAPAALDQVPLVSLAEQASDPEGFARAFGASFERFGFAMVADHGIDDVLIDRAWRATQEMFAQDEAAKRRGHVQGGGGARGYTPFGVEIAKDAKQNDLKEFWHIGRELPEGHRYRDVMAPNVWPEAPDDFREIFLKLFAAFDAAGDRLLSAIARYLGLAPDWFDPAVADGNSVLRLLHYPPVSADAPGVRAGAHEDINLITLLLGAEEAGLELLDRDGRWLAVKPPAGAMVVNVGDMLQRLTNHVLPSTTHRVVNPPPERRGKSRYSMPFFLHPAPDFLIETLPGCVTAERPNRYPQPITAHDYLHERLVEIGLIKK, from the coding sequence ATGCTCGACACGCCCGCGCCCGCCGCCCTCGACCAGGTCCCGCTCGTCAGCCTGGCCGAGCAAGCCTCCGATCCCGAAGGCTTCGCCCGCGCATTCGGTGCGTCGTTCGAGCGGTTCGGCTTCGCGATGGTCGCCGACCACGGCATTGACGACGTCCTGATCGACCGGGCCTGGCGCGCGACGCAGGAAATGTTCGCGCAGGACGAGGCCGCCAAGCGCCGTGGCCATGTCCAGGGGGGCGGCGGCGCGCGCGGCTATACCCCGTTCGGGGTCGAGATCGCCAAGGACGCCAAACAGAATGATCTAAAGGAATTCTGGCATATCGGTCGCGAGCTTCCCGAGGGACACCGCTATCGCGACGTCATGGCACCCAATGTCTGGCCCGAAGCGCCGGATGATTTCCGGGAAATCTTTCTCAAGCTGTTCGCCGCCTTCGATGCCGCCGGCGACAGGCTGCTTTCGGCGATCGCCCGCTATCTGGGGCTGGCACCCGACTGGTTCGATCCGGCGGTCGCCGACGGAAACTCGGTCCTGCGGCTGCTGCATTATCCGCCGGTATCGGCCGACGCGCCGGGGGTTCGCGCCGGCGCGCATGAGGACATCAACCTCATCACCCTGTTGCTGGGAGCCGAGGAAGCCGGACTGGAGCTGCTCGACCGCGATGGTCGCTGGCTGGCGGTGAAGCCCCCGGCCGGGGCGATGGTGGTCAATGTCGGCGACATGCTGCAGCGGCTGACCAATCACGTCCTGCCCTCGACCACCCACCGCGTCGTCAATCCGCCGCCCGAGCGGCGCGGCAAGTCGCGCTATTCGATGCCGTTCTTCCTCCACCCGGCCCCCGACTTCCTGATCGAGACATTGCCGGGATGCGTCACCGCCGAGCGGCCGAACCGCTATCCGCAGCCGATTACCGCGCATGACTATCTGCACGAGCGCCTGGTCGAGATCGGACTGATCAAGAAATAG
- a CDS encoding peptidylprolyl isomerase, giving the protein MIAFAALLAAQSGQAAAAPAPPPAASDPVAGDWREIPGDELLVMTLADGRTVVIRLAARFAPEHVANIRALARAGWWDGESVYRVQENWVAQWGDPTEKKPLPPGIVPSPVPEFEIAAFEPAQRLARPDAYSAASGITADGWPIATDGRAAWLTHCYGSVGVARDALPNTGSGAELFTPIGQSARRLDRNYTVVGRIVEGMQHLSSLRRSDAAMGMYATAGERTPIVSVALASDLPDTDRPRFEVRTADNPRFAAYLAQRANPEAPTVAVGVNVCDLPPQVRRRP; this is encoded by the coding sequence ATGATCGCTTTCGCCGCGCTGCTGGCGGCCCAGTCCGGACAGGCAGCCGCCGCACCCGCCCCTCCTCCCGCAGCGTCCGATCCGGTCGCGGGGGACTGGCGAGAGATTCCGGGCGATGAGCTGCTGGTGATGACGCTGGCCGACGGCCGCACCGTGGTGATCCGGCTCGCCGCGCGGTTTGCGCCCGAGCATGTCGCCAATATCCGCGCGCTGGCCCGCGCCGGGTGGTGGGATGGCGAGAGCGTCTACCGCGTCCAGGAAAACTGGGTCGCGCAATGGGGGGACCCGACCGAGAAGAAGCCGCTGCCGCCCGGCATCGTCCCCTCGCCGGTGCCCGAGTTCGAGATCGCCGCGTTCGAGCCGGCGCAGCGCCTCGCCAGGCCCGACGCCTATTCGGCCGCATCGGGAATCACTGCCGATGGCTGGCCGATCGCCACCGACGGCAGGGCGGCATGGCTGACGCATTGCTATGGTTCGGTGGGAGTCGCGCGCGATGCGCTGCCCAATACCGGCAGCGGGGCCGAGTTGTTCACCCCGATCGGCCAGTCGGCGCGGCGGCTCGATCGCAACTATACCGTCGTCGGGCGCATCGTCGAAGGGATGCAGCATCTGTCGAGCCTGAGGCGCAGCGATGCGGCGATGGGCATGTATGCGACCGCCGGCGAGCGCACACCGATCGTTTCGGTGGCGCTGGCGAGCGACCTTCCGGATACGGATCGCCCGCGTTTCGAGGTTCGCACCGCCGACAACCCACGCTTTGCGGCGTATCTGGCCCAGCGGGCGAATCCCGAAGCGCCGACGGTCGCGGTCGGGGTCAATGTCTGCGACCTGCCGCCGCAGGTTCGGCGCAGGCCTTAG
- a CDS encoding MlaE family ABC transporter permease yields MMRPADFSLDSRDGGASLFLTGDWSLARLGDVPDRLDAVGSSVTRVDLSSIDRIDTVGAWIVHKFARDRDARVEGIAEDTQHLFEQVQAADQPVAMGRKPLSPVARILDEIGAATATAGRTLLGLLGFMGATVLSLGAVIRHPKRFRFNATVQRFEAVGVTALGIIGLMSFLIGVVIAQQGAVQLRQFGAEVFTINLIGRITLRELGVLMTAIMVAGRSGSAFAAQIGTMKLTEEIDAMRTIGVSPMEALVLPRVLSTIIMMPLLGFYASIVAIIGGGLLCWVSLDIPPVTYIQRLREVVPITDLYVGLIKAPVFGAIIAMAGCFQGMLVENDAEQVGLRTTSAVVQAIFLVIVLDAFFAVFFERIGWI; encoded by the coding sequence ATGATGCGGCCAGCTGATTTCTCGCTCGATTCACGCGATGGCGGAGCGTCGCTGTTCCTGACCGGCGACTGGTCGCTGGCGCGGCTTGGCGATGTTCCGGATCGCCTCGATGCCGTGGGGTCGTCGGTCACGCGCGTCGATCTGTCGAGCATCGACCGGATCGACACCGTCGGGGCGTGGATCGTCCACAAATTCGCGCGGGATCGCGACGCCCGGGTCGAAGGCATCGCCGAGGATACGCAGCATCTGTTCGAACAGGTCCAGGCAGCGGATCAGCCGGTGGCGATGGGGCGCAAGCCCTTGTCGCCGGTCGCGCGCATCTTGGACGAGATCGGCGCCGCCACCGCGACTGCCGGACGCACTCTGCTCGGCCTGCTCGGCTTCATGGGCGCGACCGTCCTTTCGCTCGGTGCGGTGATCCGGCATCCCAAACGCTTCCGTTTCAACGCCACCGTCCAGCGCTTCGAAGCGGTCGGCGTCACCGCGCTCGGCATCATCGGACTGATGAGCTTCCTGATCGGCGTCGTCATCGCGCAGCAGGGCGCGGTGCAGTTGCGCCAGTTCGGCGCCGAGGTGTTCACGATCAACCTGATCGGCCGCATCACCTTGCGCGAACTCGGCGTGCTGATGACCGCGATCATGGTGGCCGGTCGTTCCGGTTCGGCGTTCGCAGCGCAGATCGGCACGATGAAGCTGACCGAGGAAATCGACGCGATGCGCACGATCGGCGTGTCGCCGATGGAGGCGCTGGTGCTGCCGCGCGTGCTGTCGACGATCATCATGATGCCACTGCTCGGCTTCTACGCATCGATCGTCGCGATAATCGGCGGCGGATTGCTGTGCTGGGTCAGCCTCGACATCCCGCCGGTCACCTATATTCAGCGGCTGCGCGAAGTCGTGCCGATCACCGATCTCTATGTCGGCCTCATAAAGGCGCCGGTGTTCGGCGCGATCATCGCCATGGCGGGCTGTTTCCAGGGGATGCTGGTCGAGAACGACGCCGAGCAGGTCGGGCTGCGCACGACCTCGGCGGTGGTCCAGGCGATCTTCCTCGTCATCGTCCTCGACGCGTTCTTCGCGGTGTTCTTCGAACGGATCGGCTGGATATGA
- a CDS encoding HAD family hydrolase, with amino-acid sequence MKHRIAFYDLDKTITRAPTWTRFLVTAAWHGPRWRLAVLPVAALAALGFPLRLVDRARLKRLTHRLVIGPAVAPPHMAALASRFAARTLSHNLRRGALARIDADRAAGYRLVLATASFDFYVGAIAEALRFDDVVATAGRRSDDGDHAPGCDGDNCYGLAKLATVEAWMQRAGIARDAATVRFYSDHVSDAPTLGWADEAFAVNAHAPLRALARRRGWTLLDWRR; translated from the coding sequence ATGAAGCATCGCATCGCCTTCTACGATCTCGACAAAACCATCACCCGTGCGCCAACCTGGACGCGCTTCCTGGTCACCGCGGCATGGCACGGGCCACGCTGGCGCCTGGCGGTGTTGCCGGTCGCCGCGCTCGCCGCGCTTGGCTTTCCGCTGCGCCTGGTCGATCGCGCGCGGCTGAAGCGGCTGACGCATCGGCTGGTGATCGGCCCGGCGGTGGCACCGCCGCACATGGCTGCGCTCGCATCGCGCTTCGCTGCGCGTACGCTGTCGCACAATCTGCGCCGCGGGGCGCTGGCGCGGATCGATGCCGATCGTGCCGCCGGATATCGGCTGGTCCTCGCGACGGCGTCGTTCGATTTCTATGTCGGCGCGATCGCCGAGGCGCTGCGTTTCGACGACGTGGTCGCCACCGCCGGCAGGCGCAGCGATGATGGCGATCATGCGCCGGGCTGCGACGGGGACAATTGCTACGGCTTGGCCAAGCTGGCGACGGTTGAGGCATGGATGCAGCGCGCGGGGATCGCGCGCGACGCCGCAACGGTGCGCTTCTATTCGGACCATGTCTCCGACGCGCCGACGCTCGGCTGGGCCGACGAGGCATTCGCGGTCAATGCGCACGCGCCGCTGCGCGCCTTGGCCCGCCGGCGTGGCTGGACGCTGCTCGACTGGCGCCGCTGA
- a CDS encoding multidrug effflux MFS transporter, producing MDQMTRVAADRAPLPFTEFVALCAALMALTALGIDSMLPALPAIAEALGVTVANDRQYVITAFLVGFAIAQLAHGPLSDRFGRRPVLIGALLFAVAANLAAAAAESFALLLAARFAGGMAVAGARVVTVAMVRDCFSGRAMARVMSLVFMVFMAAPVLAPSFGQLVLLVAPWRWIFIGIAIVSAAVLVWFMLRMPETLAPEDQHPFRFARLAQGYRTVLGDRCSAGYTLAAALLSGGLFGFINSIQQIMEVVFGRPELLSVIFICVAGLMAVANYSNSRIVMRFGMRLLSHSALAALIVIAAVHLIVALAGVESLVVFAVLQAMMMACFGLATSNFSAMAMSNMGHIAGTASSVQGFVSTLGGALIGAGIGQAFDGSTVPLYAGFLICGLIALAIVAVVERGRLFRAS from the coding sequence ATGGACCAGATGACCCGCGTTGCGGCCGACCGCGCGCCGCTCCCGTTCACAGAGTTCGTCGCCTTGTGCGCGGCGCTGATGGCGCTGACCGCGCTCGGCATCGATTCGATGCTCCCCGCGCTTCCCGCCATCGCCGAAGCGCTGGGCGTCACCGTCGCCAACGACCGCCAGTATGTCATCACCGCCTTCCTCGTCGGCTTCGCCATCGCCCAGCTTGCCCACGGCCCGCTGTCGGACCGGTTTGGGCGCCGCCCGGTGCTGATCGGCGCGCTGCTGTTCGCGGTCGCAGCGAATCTCGCTGCTGCCGCGGCCGAGAGCTTTGCGCTGCTGCTCGCCGCGCGCTTCGCCGGCGGCATGGCGGTGGCGGGCGCGCGCGTCGTCACCGTGGCGATGGTCCGCGACTGTTTCTCGGGACGGGCGATGGCGCGCGTGATGAGTCTCGTATTCATGGTGTTCATGGCCGCGCCGGTACTCGCGCCGTCGTTCGGGCAATTGGTGCTGCTGGTTGCGCCGTGGCGGTGGATCTTCATCGGCATCGCCATCGTGTCGGCGGCGGTGCTGGTCTGGTTCATGTTGCGTATGCCCGAAACGCTGGCGCCCGAGGACCAGCATCCATTCAGGTTCGCCCGCCTGGCGCAGGGCTATCGCACGGTCCTCGGCGATCGCTGCTCGGCCGGCTATACCCTGGCTGCGGCGCTGCTGTCGGGAGGATTGTTCGGGTTCATCAACTCAATCCAGCAGATCATGGAAGTCGTGTTCGGCCGCCCCGAACTGCTCAGCGTCATCTTCATCTGCGTCGCCGGGCTGATGGCGGTCGCCAACTATTCCAATTCGCGCATCGTCATGCGCTTCGGCATGCGGCTGTTGTCGCACAGCGCGCTGGCGGCGCTAATCGTGATTGCCGCGGTGCACCTCATCGTCGCGCTTGCCGGGGTCGAAAGCCTGGTGGTGTTCGCGGTGTTGCAGGCGATGATGATGGCGTGCTTCGGGCTGGCCACGTCGAACTTCTCGGCGATGGCGATGTCGAACATGGGGCACATCGCGGGCACCGCGTCGAGCGTGCAGGGCTTCGTGTCCACGCTGGGCGGCGCCTTGATCGGCGCAGGCATCGGCCAGGCGTTCGACGGATCGACGGTGCCGCTCTATGCCGGGTTCCTGATCTGCGGACTGATCGCGCTGGCGATCGTCGCCGTGGTCGAGCGCGGCCGATTGTTTCGCGCAAGCTGA
- a CDS encoding homoserine dehydrogenase: protein MTEPLRVALAGIGTVGAGVIRLIDANRELIARRAGRAIEIVAVSARDRGKDRGVDIARFDWIDDSTALARHSRADVVVELVGGADGPALALARATLEAGKSFVTANKAMIAHHGLELAGAAEAAGTALKFEAAVAGGIPVIKGLREGAAANEIARVYGILNGTCNFILSKMEAEGRDFADVLGEAQRLGFAEADPTFDIDGVDAAHKLSILASLAFGTKPAFGDVATSGVRHVLAADIAEAAALGYRIRLLGIAESNAAGLFQRVHPHLVPLDHPLAHVSGSLNAVVAEGNFVGRLFFQGAGAGDGPTASAVVADLIDIARGEFGPPYAMPADSLLAQPGADTGDRRGRAYVRFTVADKVGVLAEIAAAMRDAGVSIESLMQRGAMADGSVLVAIVTHEGPERCVAQALEKLRGSPSLIGQPLWMHILDS, encoded by the coding sequence ATGACCGAACCGTTGCGCGTGGCCCTGGCCGGGATCGGTACCGTCGGGGCCGGAGTGATCCGCCTGATCGACGCCAATCGCGAGCTCATCGCGCGCCGTGCCGGGCGGGCGATCGAGATCGTCGCGGTATCGGCGCGCGACCGCGGCAAGGACCGCGGCGTCGATATCGCGCGGTTCGACTGGATCGACGATTCGACCGCGCTCGCCCGCCATTCGCGCGCCGACGTCGTGGTCGAGCTGGTCGGCGGCGCCGATGGCCCGGCGCTGGCCCTGGCGCGCGCGACGCTGGAAGCGGGCAAGAGCTTCGTCACCGCCAACAAGGCGATGATCGCGCATCATGGGCTGGAGCTGGCAGGCGCGGCGGAAGCGGCCGGCACCGCGCTCAAGTTCGAAGCCGCGGTCGCCGGAGGCATCCCCGTCATCAAGGGACTGCGCGAGGGCGCTGCCGCCAACGAGATCGCGCGCGTCTACGGCATCCTCAACGGCACCTGCAATTTCATCCTGTCAAAGATGGAAGCAGAAGGTCGCGACTTTGCCGATGTGCTTGGCGAGGCGCAGCGGCTGGGGTTTGCCGAAGCCGATCCGACCTTCGACATCGACGGCGTCGATGCGGCCCACAAATTGTCGATCCTCGCCAGCCTGGCGTTCGGCACCAAGCCCGCATTCGGCGACGTGGCGACCAGCGGCGTGCGCCATGTCCTTGCCGCCGACATCGCCGAGGCGGCGGCGCTTGGCTATCGCATCCGCCTGCTCGGGATCGCCGAATCGAATGCCGCAGGACTGTTCCAGCGCGTCCACCCGCATCTGGTGCCGCTCGATCACCCGCTGGCGCATGTCTCGGGCTCGCTCAACGCTGTGGTCGCCGAGGGCAATTTCGTCGGCCGGCTGTTCTTCCAGGGCGCAGGCGCCGGCGACGGCCCGACCGCAAGCGCGGTAGTCGCCGACCTGATCGACATCGCGCGCGGCGAGTTCGGCCCGCCCTATGCGATGCCCGCCGATTCGCTGCTGGCTCAGCCCGGTGCCGATACCGGCGATCGCCGCGGTCGTGCCTATGTCCGCTTCACCGTCGCCGACAAGGTCGGCGTGCTCGCCGAGATCGCCGCCGCGATGCGCGATGCCGGCGTGTCGATCGAGAGCCTGATGCAACGCGGCGCGATGGCCGACGGCAGCGTGCTCGTCGCGATCGTCACGCACGAAGGCCCGGAGCGCTGCGTGGCGCAGGCGCTGGAGAAGCTGCGCGGCTCGCCGAGCCTGATCGGGCAGCCGCTATGGATGCATATCCTGGATAGCTGA
- a CDS encoding MliC family protein gives MRTIPIALAAVLLAGCGSDDPPDRGDTATIGLPEPADDASGEPAVATDTDASQPPPERDAAPGTARAAAEVARGYLDQVRTGDAVGALIAWDGDAAAADVAARRFAGLGSFAVDVGEPGPIAVGADERRVSVPFRATVADADADPVLGRVTLSRAGDSDGVARWRIRSVDFGDVRAQAAPPLEATAARYACADGSRIDAAFDNRAGTVTLTQGGQRIGVLAQQRAASGIWYRGDGAELRGKGSDATIRLPGDAPIECSAT, from the coding sequence ATGCGCACCATCCCGATTGCCCTTGCCGCTGTGCTGCTCGCCGGATGCGGCAGCGACGACCCGCCCGATCGCGGCGACACCGCCACGATCGGTCTGCCCGAACCCGCGGACGATGCATCCGGCGAGCCGGCCGTCGCCACGGACACCGACGCTTCGCAACCCCCTCCCGAACGCGATGCTGCTCCCGGAACGGCCCGCGCAGCCGCGGAGGTGGCGCGCGGCTATCTCGATCAGGTGCGCACCGGCGACGCGGTCGGCGCGCTGATCGCGTGGGACGGCGATGCCGCCGCCGCCGATGTCGCAGCGCGCCGCTTTGCCGGACTCGGCAGTTTCGCGGTCGACGTCGGCGAGCCCGGCCCGATCGCGGTCGGTGCTGACGAACGCAGGGTCTCGGTACCGTTTCGCGCCACCGTAGCCGATGCCGATGCCGATCCGGTGCTGGGCCGGGTGACGCTCAGCCGGGCAGGCGACAGTGACGGCGTGGCCCGCTGGCGCATCCGTTCGGTCGATTTCGGCGACGTCCGCGCGCAGGCCGCGCCGCCACTCGAAGCCACGGCAGCGCGCTACGCCTGCGCCGATGGCTCGCGCATCGACGCCGCGTTCGACAACCGGGCCGGGACTGTGACGCTGACGCAAGGCGGCCAGCGCATCGGCGTGCTCGCGCAGCAACGCGCCGCGTCGGGCATCTGGTATCGCGGCGATGGCGCGGAATTGCGCGGCAAGGGTAGCGATGCGACGATCCGGCTGCCCGGTGACGCTCCGATCGAGTGCAGCGCGACCTAA
- a CDS encoding ABC-type transport auxiliary lipoprotein family protein, whose translation MTKLLSLLAALPLSACISFGAEPPPSLLTLDPAATIATGQTQTGQAGTITIRVPQTPQELSVERVPVRSTDTSIAYVKDAQWVEPPARLFARLLGDTVTARTGRMVLTRRQSNVDPGAELTGELRSFGIDAATSEAVVTYDAAILRPGATNFEKRRFEARVPVAVVEASAVGVALNQAANQVAGEVADWVGR comes from the coding sequence ATGACCAAGCTCTTGTCTCTCCTCGCGGCGCTGCCGCTGTCCGCGTGCATCTCGTTCGGGGCGGAGCCGCCGCCGTCGCTGCTCACGCTCGATCCTGCCGCGACGATCGCAACGGGGCAGACACAGACCGGGCAGGCCGGGACAATCACCATCCGCGTGCCGCAGACGCCGCAGGAATTGTCGGTCGAACGCGTTCCGGTGCGCTCGACCGACACCTCGATCGCCTATGTCAAGGATGCGCAATGGGTCGAACCGCCGGCGCGGCTGTTCGCGCGGCTGCTTGGCGATACGGTGACGGCGCGGACGGGGCGGATGGTGCTCACGCGGCGACAGTCGAACGTCGATCCTGGTGCCGAACTTACCGGCGAGCTGCGCAGCTTCGGGATCGATGCCGCGACCAGCGAAGCGGTGGTGACCTACGACGCCGCGATATTGCGCCCGGGCGCGACCAATTTCGAGAAACGGCGGTTCGAAGCGCGCGTGCCGGTCGCAGTGGTCGAGGCGAGCGCCGTGGGCGTCGCGCTCAACCAAGCCGCGAACCAGGTCGCGGGCGAAGTCGCGGATTGGGTGGGGCGGTAA